CTCAATCTAACTAGTTATTTATTGTTTCAACCCTTCAtgattattcattattttaaagGAATTTGTCAAAACTTAAGGGGCTACTTTTTAACTTAGTTAAGGTCTAAAAATCTCGGCATCGACTCCTTTAATGAAATGGTGAACTCGCcgaaattgtttttcatcttACTGAACGTAAATCATTTTGAAGGTGTGGGAAATGGTTTAACGACCATCAATGAAGAAACCTATGACGAAGTCAACAATCTTCTTTCAAATGGGTTCAGCTACAGTGAATGGAGACGAATGGAATTGTCTTCAATTTCATGATTATTTTGATAATCGTGATGTCTTCAAAACTTGAGGAGAGCCCTACTTGTTTCAGTGTAAGACTATGTAATCCATTGTTTCAAGGTCCTTATTGCAGGTACTGTCCCGCTACTCGTGCGCTGTTTTGTTTCGAAATGATTCAGACAGTCGGTTCAACGGTCATAGGGACCCAATGTAAAATCAATGCTGGGTATCAAGGTACAGCAATAGGCTTTTAACCAATTAGGATATCAGCATTGTGAAGCAGTTTGCGTGGCATACTACCCGATATCTTTTCCTGTTGAGAACGGGTCAAAGACAGCGTCTACGAGAAACGCCATTAACTTTGTGATAATCACACATCCGAAAATTATACCGAGAAAATACGCACGTAAAGCTTTTGTTAAGAATCGCACTCAACTGATCGGTTGAGCACTTGTTTTTACATGGGATCATCTCTAGACAGATTTTGTCGAGTAAAGGAGGAAGTCGGGCAAGTTTCACTGACCCACTTAACTGAGGTGTAACCCATTCTCCTTAATACTGTTTTTACTCACTCTTTATGGGCGTCAACTCGTTCCCACCAGTGTTATAATTTCTCACTGAACTAAGATATAACCCATTCCTTTAATACTTTTTTGCCCATTGTCACTCCATATGTTTGCCGCCTCGTTCCCACAAGTGTTGGAATTGTCAGGTGACCCACCAGTGCCAAAGCCGATTCTGGAATTGCAAGAAAGGCAATGCTGTTGATTGTTGCTGATAATACCAATTCTCGCCTTTGAAAACCTCGGGCAATGGAGACCCATGGTATTGAACCCTTCTTTGTTACAGTTGTACTGCAAAGAGGCTCGAGGACCAATCAGGGATTTCCACTTGTTACGACCTAATGACGTTGCACGGTAATTACCGTCCGCGATAAGAGAGAAAAGAGAGGGAGCGTTCTTGTGCAACACGATGAATTTCAGCTGATGGTCAATGTTCATTCCCAAGCATATCTTCGAGAATGGTGTACTCCAGTACGTTGGCAGTTTGGTTTGTTGGGAGTCGAAACCAGTCTGTCCTCCTTTTGGGTTAAGGGAATATTTGTCTTTCCAAAGATTAGAATCAAAGTGGAAGGTGCCCTGAAATTGGGAAAGAAAGTTTATTTACTTATCCGGCACTCTGTAATTAAGTTACGGTTGCTTTGATGGAATTTTTGTTAATACTATGTTACTTCTCAGTATATTTAATGCCCATTCCATTTCTGGAGAATTCTAACATAAGTCACGTTCGATGCTGTGGAAACGGAATAAAACTGAATGTTCCACTGAAACTCAATACTCTAAAATGATAGaattttccaattgtccatGTTCTCGTAATTAGCACAATGTTGGCCACTAAAAATCTACGTTAGGGATATTGTTGACaatatagacctctttcataacgGCGATCAAttttagtattcttttgtcttaatGCCAATAAGCCTTATTAGCCTCGCTGCCATCggcacaattcaaaagaatatttcaaccaaaatgaggccagtaggtctacataaatacaaaggggTAAGAATATGTGCCGCCATTTACGAAAAAGGTCTATGGATCACGTTTACAAAGGCACATAGAAAACATAGGGAAACCGCAACTGATACAACCTTTGTGCCATCGATTTTCATAGCCATGGTCCATCCTCCATTTCCACATCCAAAGTCTCCCATGTGGCAGAAAACAGGAATCTTTTCGGAGCCAAACGACAGCTCGTAAACTTGACTTCTTGATGAACTGTTGGGACGTGAGCAAGTTCATTATTTTCAAGTAACGAGAACAAAAGACGAAACTCACTGGAAGACACTTTTTCAAATGTCTCTATAAAAAATTCCTTATAGTCGTTTTGTGAGGTTAAGAAATCTCGTGGCTATCTCCAATTTTAAACTTTGGTCTCCGCTGAGACGTATACTTGAAACTATCCGTTAATTTAAATTCATTCGTAAACGTTACATATTGTAGATATTGATTTCTGCGAAATTAAGGACAAGAATAAGTTCATCAAACATGCCCTTCCCACGATGATTTGTTgtattgctttgcagttttacaTGTTACAATTGTCAGTTCCTAATTCGCAatacttcttttctttcatttatctCCTCGCGAATGGaaaattcattgttttttggTACCCTAAAGAAGAAGGGTGCTTTTCAAGATATGCAACGTCGacatcttttatttctttctagGGCTAGCGGGATCCTCCCCTTCTTTTTTAGATATATTGTTCGACAActtacagaaaaacaaagcacaTTAGACcgttaattttaaaaaatttaaagctaTTATTTCTGAAAACTAGCAAAGCTCTTTGTTAACGctttgtctgtttttgttttttgtttgttttgtactGTTTATGCGAGTACTGTTTAACGGAGTTTCTATAATTAGCCGATGATCTAAGATCTGTATAAGGAAGTTTACTTGTGTGTGTTGTACTTAAGTATTGTTCCATTTCTCTACCAACTCGACAAACAGGCAACCATGAAAATTAAAGCATCCGAAGAGGTAAGAAAGATTCAGAATACTGGAATATGTTGAGGTGGATCAGAGCTCATaaccagaaagaaaaaaaaaagaggagaCAAAATTACAGGCTAAAAACAGTCGAGTGCAATATTCAGTTATCTGTTCTCCGATGaacgaagtgaaaaaaatattcccacCCACGCCGGTAATGTGGaccaagaaaataattatgataataataataatagtaatatattttttttcttataatgAATCATCTTATAAAGAATCTCTACTCTctataaatattaataataataataataataattataataatactaataatagtaatagtaataataatagaatgtTGGCAAATGTTGAACGTAAATTCGAGAAAATTTACGGTTGTCAACTTACTTGTCTCTGTCGTAGAGTTCCTTGCAGGAAGAGACGGGGTCAACTGTTAAAAGAAtcaatgaaaagtgaaaagaatCAATAAATCCTTAAAAagtgttcttttgtttaaaacttCACTTGAACCATGTAAAAGATAATACCTTGCGGTGGTGAAGGTGGACTGGTCTTGGTGTATGTTTTGTTCACTAATTCCGTCAGTTGAACCAGCTTAGCCGCCAAAGCTTCCACTGCATCGCTGATTCGTGAATCTTGAAACACGTTGCATTGACAATTGCAGTTGTTTGTAGGCTCACTGTTGCACGTTCTGGGATCTTGAGATTGAGGTTTACTCAAGTTCATCGCCGAAGAGTTTGTTCCGTCTAGTGCAAACAACAGGACAATAGGTATGACTAGACAAGTTGCCGTACGTATTTTAACCATTTGGCCTCCAACAGACGTACGAAACCCTCAAATAGCTGTTACTCTAACACTTGCtcgttctctttcttttcgCTTCCGTATTCCTGGCGTGAGGACgaaatgaaatttcctttctcACACCGACGTAACCTCAAATGCATACACCTCTTCATAGTAGCTTTGATAattacaaactttttttttcttaaaaatattgGCACCGTTTCGAAAGCAAAGAAGGATCAACTTGATAACACTTCTGCGGGTCAAGAGTATTTCAAAACTTCAACAATTGCTGTCAATCATGAGAACATAAGGCCTTTACCGCTCTATATAACTGAgtgaagattaaaaaaaaacacatttgtGGAATTCCGCTCAACAAAAGTAGAATATTTTGTGAGGTCAGTAAACCCTTGAAATTGGCTGCTTCTCCGCGACCAGTTTTGACACCGAAGACTTATTAGGTTATTGGTCTCATGGCGTTTGGACACCTGTAACGAACCGTCACGCGTCATATTTGAATAGTAATCGACACTGCTGAGTTTGGTAacgagaatcaaaaccaaccACACATTTGAGTCTGGACAATTGATGACATGTTCTTTAAATTGTTTCAGAATGGACACAAAACCCGAACATAACAGAAACAGCGAACCTATAGAAGAAAATAGGGAAAATAAGGCTCCGAAGATTCACGTGCTAGTTCTTGCTTTTattcacacacacacacgcgCGCGCGCGTTCTCGAAGGCCGGGATGTGGTCACGTAGACTTGTCCTTTATAAAAGTATAACCTTAGGTATAGCTTAAGACTCGGCTGCAAGAATCACTGGCCTTGAATTTTACGCCCACGTTCCtttgaatttcaaaggaaGATGTTAGAAGGTGAAGTTAGTTGGCTTATAGTCATGGCAATGGTCGCTCGGTAGAGGGTTCCATCTGGGCAATCACGATCGCTCATTCATCGTTGATTATGTTAGTTAACCATGATATTTTTCAAGGAATTGAACTCAGTTTCAAGCAAGCACTTCCTTGTGTTTTACCAATTCAATAAAACCACGTGATTGAAAACAGTTTATGTTGTATTGCAAAGTAAGCAAAACGTAACCTGGCAAACCTCCATGTTGCATTTTCTGTAGGGGCCAACAGAGTCCGATATTATATTTCACGCGAGTGcgtattttcttgtttttgggTAATGAATTAGGAATGTACAAGTCTTGTCATATTCAGCTTTTCTATAAATAGGGATGCCACGAACATACAAGTAATCTTTGTGGCGTACTTTGTTTCATTAGAAAGAGCTGTTACTGTGCTATTGGACCAAGATATAGCCCATTGTTTTGATGCTTTTTGGTCCATTGTCACTATATCGATCAGCAGCCTCGTTGCCGCATGTGCCAGAATCGTCGGGAGTACCGCCAGTTCCAAATCCTATTCTGGAGTCACAAAGGCCGCAGTGGTTTTGATTGTTCCCCAGGAAACCGATTCTTGCTTTTGCAGTCTCTGTCCTAAATCCCACGGTGTTGAAACCTTCTTTATCACAGTGCAGCTGCAGAGATGCATCATTGCCAATCAAACTCTTCCACTTGTCCCGACCCAGTGAAGTGGCACGATAGATTCCGTCAGCGATCAGAGAGAAAAGAGAAGTGGCGTTTTTCCTGATCACGATAAAGTTTATCTTTTGACCGATCCGTTTCATACCGAGACAGATCTTGGAAAAAGGTGTGGTGCAGTATGTAGGCAGCTTAGTTTCGCTTGAGTCAAAGCCAGTTTTGCCTCCTTCGGGGTTAAAGGAATACTTGTCTGTCCAAACATGCGAGTTGAAGTGGAAGGTgctctgaaagaaaaaattgccaaTGATGCCACTGTCAAAGAAACGTTAACTCGTTCTAAAAGAATCCATTTGTTCGGTTTCTAAAGGAATGACACTTGGTCGAGCTGAAGCAAGTTATATCACTCAAATGGGTTGTACGACGATGCGCCGCGAGATGTGGAGTTCTTTGCAATCTTTTTGAGGATTTTCTAAGACGAGTAAAGTTGTTACAATCAGTCGACCTTGACAAGTATTTCTTATCAACTACACAACACTAAAGTGAAAATGATGTATGAAGTGTTAACTTTTGTCATAAATTATGCATTTATTCATTTCCAGCGGAAAATGATGCCAAATGACACATAGCTTATTTATCAGCTCCCAGGCAGCTTGATAACTCAGAGGTAAAGCATTATGAAATTTAATATGCAGTTTTATTGAAGCGTGGACGTGTCCAGTCCTTCTAAAGAAATTACAGAGAGAACTGTTACAGAAAATATGACCAAAAACCTTAATGCCGTCGGTCTTCATGGCCAGCGTCCATCCTCCTTGTCCACATCCGAAGTTTCCCATGTGGCAGTAAACTGGAAGTTTCTGGGAACCAAACGTCAGCTCGTAAACTTTACTCTGTGATGAACTAAGAGGAAAACAGGTATGTTAACTTCCAATTAGAACTATAAAATCTCACCGTGTTGTGCAAGTTTTTCTTGTTAGAAAGCAACTCCTACTTCGAAAGTATCTATTTGGCTGCATACAACATGGATATCTTCGCTCTATAACCTTTTCAAAGATTACTTTTAAATAAATAGTTAATGATTTAACGCCTCCAATGAAGCCGATGTTGTAGATTTCATAAATTCAATATTCGCATTTAATATTGATGTTGCAACCTATCCTATTAGCATTTTTACCAAATTCCGTCAAGTTAATGAAATAGTTTATTAGAATATGGGTCGATCTCCGACTTGGAAATAGTGGTGACACTTTTCTCTTTACAGGATTGGCAAAGATTTGAGCTTCACAGGCCCCTAGTTACTACATAACCGTAATAACAGCTATAATAACGATAATGACGACGATAATGCTTCCAAAGGTCAAATCTAGGTCATAATATATATTTCTGGTTCTGAAGTCATTGCGTGAGGAAACCTAATGTACTATAAACTTAGGTTTCCTCGCCACTTAAATTTTAATCTTCTAAACCTGTATTTCTCGGGATGTAAATAATTCCCTTATGTTTGGTGTATCggtaaataaaatgaactattgataaaaatgatttcgCGAGAGGGAAATTACTTGAATTATATTGCCTTAAAGATATGTAATGTACTagttaaataaatttatttgtaTGCTACTGATTGctgtttaaaattttttcaccCAAGTATGGCGAAGCTAATCGAGTCGGGTGGACCAATGGTACAATAGTTaatacaattaattttttttcgaaaattacaaagacatcagttattgaattaaaattaatatctaTGGCAGTGTCATTTGACAAGGTTTACTCTGAAGGATGTTACTGTGAAGTATGAAAATTAGAGATACAACGGCGATACAGTAGTTCATCAATCATATTTGAAATGTCTCAAATGAAAGCAAAGTTAATCAATAAACTAAAGCAAATATTTAGAGCAAATGTCATCTGAAAAAAGCTTTATTCTTTTAATGATGTTTTGAGTATCTAAATAAGAGACTTCAAGATTGAAAATATCGAAAAGTTtccttgttctttttcttttgaggtCCCTATTTTTAAGATTTCTTAGTGTTAAAGGGATTCCATTCCATATAGTTTATCCAATTTGGGAGATCGAGTTTAGTTGAATTGACAGTCTGGAGCTTTGAGTATAAACGTTATTTGAAGCACGCCATCGACTATTGTGGGAATGGATTTTGGAAGTATGTTAGATAAGTTGCAAAATAACTGTTCTCAAATCCTACTTGGTGCGTTTTTACGCCTGATATCTTACATCACATTAGCTATGATTttaaaataggaaaatttCAATGGTAGAACACGGGATTCAATACTGAATAAAGGTATCACAtgttgtttgaaatcaaagaaGTAAGTAAATCGAAGGGCGAGTTTTTGCAGTTTGAGAGGTGAGATTTACAGGCTTTGGTCCCAAGCTAACGAGACGGCCGATAAATGCTTAGAAGTGTCTGGGAGGGAACACAGTTAACATAAAAAACctgtaattttaaaaattacttgATCAATATAATGATTCCAATGACTGTTGGTCAGTAAGGATTCCTGGGTATCTCACAAATTCTTTGCGTTGCAGAGAGACGTACTTATTTGTATCGTTCTAAAATATCATGTTATTAGGTTAGAGAGTTTTCTGTGGGTtggacaaaatatgataaaattagttttcTTTAATATTCAAGGTGAGTTTATTTGCCGTGAGCCACTCGCACAATTTGCGGAGCTTCTGGTTGACAATTTCCTCTAATGACTTGAGATTACTGTCAGCATATAAAATGTTTGTGtcctcaggaaaaaaaaaagaattgaagcTTGTCAGTTCTCGGATATCGTTAATCTAGATAAGAAAAAAGGCAATGGATAAATGAACCAATTTGAATTGTTTGCGGTTCGACCTTGTACGTAGGATGAGaaccattaattttacttaAAGCACCGCAAGAACCATAATGATGCAGCTTAttcaagagtttttttttctactgaaTCAAAATCTTTCTTAAGGTCAATGAAAATACCACAAGAGAATAAGCACTTTGTCCATGTTAGTCTGTATAGTATTATCAATATTTAGAACTGAGTGCTGAGTGGGTTTTGCGGAAACCATATTGAGAGGGAGAAAGCagattaatatttttctcaatAAAAGATTTCATTCTATTGAAGatcaatttctcaaaaattcgATTTACATTAGATAGGAGAGAAATAGGTCAATAATTATGAGCATCAGTATTATCATTTGCTTTAGAGATAGGAATGATCTTTGCCATTTTTAACTTCTTAGGATATACTCCTGTTGCTATTGATAGATTTATCATTTGTGCAAGGATACTGCTTAAGGCGTTCGCCGAACACTTGAAAATCTTAGCGGGACATGAATTTCGGCTAAATCTCCAGTACAGCCATAATAttgaggcacgaaacttttcagttattttaactAATATtccctttgcaaaatatgaaaagatcagctttacagaataagcgggtcggagttttggTGATCCTTTTAATAAAGGAGCTACTTAACGCTCTTGCCGCCATAGGTTTTCTTCTCGCTTGCATAACAAGGTAAAGTTCTGCTTAGCTGCCCATGTTCTTTCAATCTGATCGCGCTTAAAAGGATTCACGCATTCTTAGATTGCCCAGATCGTTCATTGATTTTAAACGAATCACTCCAAATGTGAGTCTTTTGCGAACGAAGATAGTGGTTTCCTTTAACCTAGCATCACTGATAATGATAGGGGTTCTGCTGTTCCTTGACATCTCGAAGAAGCTCTTGTAATGTAGGCGTCAAGTGTGGagagacttttttttttaatttacaatGCGAACACTTTTACAATTCAAAATAAGTCAAGCGTGGAGAGATCACAATTCGATGAACCATAGAAGAAGGAGGAGGGCCTAAGGCTTCTGCAGTTCAGCAGAGTTACCCTTCGAACCTAACACTGTGTCGCGAGtaaatttacaaacaataGGGTTTGGCTTTGTTGGGCGGCCATTGTAAGTCACTGCCTCACGTTGCTGAATCCTATGTGCATTGTCAATATCAAACGCTGAAATATCGTTTCCAAGAGCAGAGATAGCCTCCTAACCGAGATTACTAGTGTCATAAGCAGCCGGATTCGTTTTCCTTGACTTGTGGAACTCTAATAATCTTTAGGTTGTATCGATAACTGTAACTGAGAATCTCGTCGATAGCTTTGTCGATTCTGACGACATTCTTCGATAGTGACTCCAGTCATCCAGACAATTTACCAAAATCTTCATCTAAGCTGGCGTCGGAATTCACTAAGTCATCTTACTGGTCACTGAGAAATGGTGCATCCTGTGCATTTGGTTGAACTACGGGGGATGGTTCGTGTCTTCTCTGTCCCACCATCttgcttttaacattttttcaaaatccattgttAACACTACTGACTTGCAGCTGCATTTTTAAGAGATCTTTTTCCTCACGCATAGATTTAACATGATCCTCACATGCCATCTCTTTAAGTAAAGTATAGAACTAAAAAGAGTCTTAACATAGGAAAAATATATGCGGAGCGCTCATGGAAGCATTCGTAAAGGAGTAATCAAAAAAAGATGTAAGAATTTTCGGTGCACAGTTTTCAGATGAGTTCGATAAGCGGCGAAAGTAGAATATCATTGACATGAGATTCGAACGCAAAAAGCAAATTAGGTGTTATGTTTATTATTAGATTGCCTGAAATAAGAGCCAGAAGCAATTCACTTACTTGTCTTTGTCAAACTGGTCCTTGCATGAAAAGACTGGGTCAGCTGCAGCTAGAATTAAGAAATCATACATCAACTTCAACTTCCAATTCAGTCTTATATGTATAACCACGCACACTACAGCACAAACTCCATATGACTTCAAAACAGTGCAGCCATACCTGGTATTAGAGTCGGTGGTAGCTGAGGGATAGCTGCGGTTTTGTTAACGAGTGAGATGATGTGGTCCAATTTGTCCTCCAGTGTCACTAGAGCGGGGTCGCTTATGCTTGATGTGTGCACGTTGCAATTACAATTGCAGTTGTTACTTGCCAGTTTACTGCACTTCGAAGTTGGAGAAGAGTGGATTGTACTTGTGTTCGCTTGCAACGAGTTTGCGCTGTCTACAGCCAACAAAATTACGATTTTCGCGAAAATACGAGACCCAGGACACATTTTGAGTACTTGGATGAATGCGCTGGGTGTTCTATCACGGCCGTTCATTCGCACTAATGACTGTTTTAAAAGTTTCTCAGGATGGGTAAAAATATCACCCTAAGCTGTATTATTAGTGTTACATTTTGAttgggtcttcgttttcgccTACGATCAAGTGGAAGTCAGACAAAGTGGCGACATCATATAGTGATATTATTGCTATTTCAGGTACCGTGtcaacaaccaatgagaattttGTCTATCTGTAAAAGACCTCGACAAATCACCATTTCGCGTTTCTGGACGTCCCGAGAAGATCCCCCTCTAACTATCGCAAATTTATTACTAGTAAGTTTGTCGTATTTTACTGCTATGATATCTTTATATTGTTGTATTTTACTTATagtattttttgctttgttttgtcattgcTTAAAACGTAAAGTACTCATAATTTAATAAAT
This portion of the Acropora palmata chromosome 13, jaAcrPala1.3, whole genome shotgun sequence genome encodes:
- the LOC141864643 gene encoding putative skeletal organic matrix protein 5 gives rise to the protein MVKIRTATCLVIPIVLLFALDGTNSSAMNLSKPQSQDPRTCNSEPTNNCNCQCNVFQDSRISDAVEALAAKLVQLTELVNKTYTKTSPPSPPQVDPVSSCKELYDRDNSSRSQVYELSFGSEKIPVFCHMGDFGCGNGGWTMAMKIDGTKGTFHFDSNLWKDKYSLNPKGGQTGFDSQQTKLPTYWSTPFSKICLGMNIDHQLKFIVLHKNAPSLFSLIADGNYRATSLGRNKWKSLIGPRASLQYNCNKEGFNTMGLHCPRFSKARIGIISNNQQHCLSCNSRIGFGTGGSPDNSNTCGNEAANIWSDNGQKSIKGMGYILVQ
- the LOC141864642 gene encoding putative skeletal organic matrix protein 5; this encodes MNGRDRTPSAFIQVLKMCPGSRIFAKIVILLAVDSANSLQANTSTIHSSPTSKCSKLASNNCNCNCNVHTSSISDPALVTLEDKLDHIISLVNKTAAIPQLPPTLIPAAADPVFSCKDQFDKDNSSQSKVYELTFGSQKLPVYCHMGNFGCGQGGWTLAMKTDGIKSTFHFNSHVWTDKYSFNPEGGKTGFDSSETKLPTYCTTPFSKICLGMKRIGQKINFIVIRKNATSLFSLIADGIYRATSLGRDKWKSLIGNDASLQLHCDKEGFNTVGFRTETAKARIGFLGNNQNHCGLCDSRIGFGTGGTPDDSGTCGNEAADRYSDNGPKSIKTMGYILVQ